One genomic region from Magallana gigas chromosome 3, xbMagGiga1.1, whole genome shotgun sequence encodes:
- the LOC105337774 gene encoding uncharacterized protein produces the protein MPIDRLSVVSFWIFVHHWFANGMTVYEPSFISDWITAKAQDDHKVEFYVPFTDIKNATETQVPVKVIVEVKVEDGSDYYIFNAFGSSPRDDDATEKYGGVIYFYNASGVLILLPEKFDNDPLDMKNDDGLAVYLGTDTTWYQPLSLNGGTIQTRYSDASVRVKMWRQNDMPPDYDTDFQYHLRSKNNKSPNNLTTYFEIPIGMTSYPDMVVVQAKPTATFAEFPGLISEGNGIPGCFTCGTEAGGLTFAYNESHVRVWVKESYPITSAADGWGLKTYLKNERLVSYEVNIRVLAWNFDNDTSKCRWTWNSTIYVNRQSTEAPRMIFPIPKEDMNSVLVLVSISPRVGANGGFLFYGVGSVVTSGDYNPDMQSRYSGLIFGYNQYGVFVWRVKPTSRSFFFDIDFPWGSGEEQQQTNDVEINIQVFGLMSRGSCNTTGLSLTNGYLNVPYVLPCERVAIVCNYGFQASNNSDTEVHCNLDAEWNQTVLQCTETYCPDESDLPNGTIIEKNLTVDGILHYTCNLGFNISEGNLNRTCLPDGTWSGYPPVCSVITCPALTLPDNVGIIVHPPSSNGNQILSSNGTGTQQTYYTGSEAIYSCVPGFNHSGGDLTRNCLRNGTWSGDPVMCNEIFCEPLTAVSIFALSTNVSNSMGIPVHTTATFSCNPGFQINGSSSLLCQIDGTWNGTQPNCLVITCPALTLPDNVGTVVHQPRSNVSEPFSTNGTGTQQTYYTGSEAIYSCVPGFNHSGGDLTRTCLSNGSWSGDPAMCNEILCEPLTAMSIFVLSTRITNSTGISVNTTATFSCNQGFQINGSSSLLCQVDGTWNGTQPNCLEEVCQDPNTPLNSTLLSINRHLNGVAHFACNAGFQHTNGSLQRECLSSGDWSGVAPVCTFIRECMCPCGMVHVPKYTDINDEKLAQEIEQMQKELTVLKNQTSAALRKKISVKDFRPSANASGAVWVVVLMVIAGCIIVPDLIRALRHLLSCCRLKSKT, from the exons ATGCCTATAGACAGACTCTCGGTTGTATCATTTTGGATTTTTGTTCATCACT GGTTTGCGAATGGAATGACAGTGTATGAACCTTCATTCATAAGTGATTGGATAACAGCAAAGGCACAAGATGATCACAAGGTCGAGTTTTACGTGCCCTTCACGGATATAAAAAATGCAACTGAGACGCAAGTACCGGTCAAGGTCATTGTTGAGGTCAAGGTTGAAGATGGTTCTGACTATTACATATTCAATGCCTTTGGTTCGTCTCCTAGAGATGATGACGCAACTGAAAAATATGGAGGTGTTATTTATTTCTACAATGCAAGCGGTGTTTTGATTCTTTTACCAGAGAAGTTTGATAACGACCCACTCGATATGAAAAATGACGATGGATTAGCGGTGTACCTTG GTACAGATACCACCTGGTATCAACCGTTATCTCTTAATGGAGGTACCATTCAGACCAGGTATTCCGATGCTTCTGTTCGAGTCAAGATGTGGCGTCAAAATGACATGCCTCCGGATTATGACACCGATTTTCAGTACCATCTGAGGTCAAAGAATAACAAATCGC CAAATAACTTGACAACGTACTTTGAAATTCCAATTGGAATGACGTCATATCCGGACATGGTAGTTGTGCAAGCAAAACCTACAGCAACATTTGCAGAATTTCCTGGACTGATCTCCGAAGGCAATG GGATACCTGGATGTTTTACCTGTGGGACAGAAGCAGGAGGTTTGACGTTTGCCTATAACGAATCACACGTCCGAGTATGGGTGAAAGAAAGTT acCCAATAACAAGTGCCGCAGATGGATGGGGATTAAAAACTTATCTAAAAAACGAACGTTTGGTTTCATACGAAGTCAATATCAGAGTGCTAGCGTGGAACTTTGATAACGACACAAGCAAATGCCGATGGACCTGGAACTCAACTATTTATGTTAACCGGCAATCCACTGAGGCTCCAAGGATGATATTTCCTATTCCAAAAGAGGATATGAATTCTGTCCTCGTTCTGGTCTCA ATAAGTCCCAGGGTTGGTGCTAATGGCGGTTTTCTGTTTTACGGAGTTGGCTCGGTGGTCACTTCCGGTGATTATAACCCAGACATGCAAAGCAGATACAGTGGACTGATATTTGGGTACAATCAGTATGGAGTCTTTGTCTGGAGGGTCAAACCAACATCTAGGtcgtttttctttgatattgattttccttGGGGAAGCGGCGAGGAACAACAGCAAACGAATGACGTGGAGATAAATATTCAAGTGTTTGGGTTGATGTCAAGAG GTTCATGTAATACTACGGGTTTATCTTTGACGAATGGATATCTCAATGTACCTTATGTGCTTCCTTGTGAAAGAGTGGCTATCGTCTGCAACTACGGGTTCCAAGCGTCAAATAACTCGGACACCGAGGTGCACTGTAACCTTGATGCAGAATGGAATCAGACTGTCCTCCAATGCACAG AAACCTATTGTCCAGACGAATCCGATCTGCCAAATGGAactattatagaaaaaaatttaactgtGGACGGAATTTTACATTACACCTGTAATCTAGGATTCAATATttcggaaggaaatttgaataGGACTTGTTTACCAGATGGGACTTGGAGTGGTTATCCTCCTGTCTGTTCAG TGATTACCTGTCCAGCGTTAACTTTACCTGACAATGTTGGAATTATTGTTCACCCACCAAGCTCCAATGGAAATCAAATTCTCTCCTCCAACGGAACCGGAACTCAACAAACCTACTACACTGGTAGTGAAGCTATCTACTCCTGTGTTCCGGGTTTCAATCATTCTGGGGGCGATTTGACTCGCAACTGTCTACGTAATGGAACATGGAGTGGAGATCCTGTCATGTGTAATG aaatattttgtgagcCGCTAACAGCAGTGTCTATCTTTGCCTTGTCAACAAACGTTTCAAACTCCATGGGGATTCCAGTACACACTACTGCCACATTTTCCTGTAACCCAGGATTTCAGATAAATGGTTCTAGTTCCCTTCTTTGTCAAATAGATGGAACATGGAACGGGACACAGCCAAATTGTCTGG TGATTACCTGTCCAGCATTGACTTTACCTGACAATGTTGGAACTGTTGTTCACCAACCACGCTCCAATGTAAGTGAACCTTTCTCCACCAACGGAACCGGAACTCAACAAACCTACTACACTGGTAGTGAGGCTATCTACTCCTGTGTTCCGGGTTTCAATCATTCTGGGGGCGATTTGACCCGCACCTGTCTAAGTAATGGTTCATGGAGTGGAGATCCTGCCATGTGTAATG AAATCCTCTGTGAGCCGCTGACAGCAATGTCTATCTTTGTCTTGTCAACACGAATTACGAACTCCACGGGGATTTCAGTAAACACTACTGCCACATTTTCCTGTAACCAGGGATTTCAGATAAATGGTTCTAGTTCCCTTCTTTGTCAGGTAGATGGAACATGGAACGGGACACAGCCAAATTGTCTGG AGGAAGTTTGTCAGGATCCTAACACACCCCTAAATAGTACCCTGTTAAGTATAAATAGGCATCTGAATGGAGTTGCTCATTTTGCATGCAACGCCGGATTTCAGCACACGAACGGAAGTTTACAGCGGGAGTGCTTATCGTCAGGAGACTGGAGCGGAGTCGCACCTGTTTGCACAT TTATACGCGAGTGCATGTGCCCTTGTGGCATGGTCCACGTACCTAAATACACAGATATAAACGACGAAAAACTCGCCCAGGAAATAGAGCAAATGCAGAAAGAACTGACAGTTTTAAAGAACCAAACCTCTGCGGCTTTAAGAAAGAAGATCTCTGTGAAGGATTTCCGGCCTTCCGCCAATGCTTCTGGTGCTGTCTGGGTTGTGGTACTCATGGTTATTGCTGGCTGTATCATTGTTCCAGACTTGATAAGAGCTCTCCGCCACTTATTGTCTTGTTGCAGGCTTAAAAGTAAGACTTGA